One segment of Natranaeroarchaeum aerophilus DNA contains the following:
- a CDS encoding DUF5828 family protein — protein MEESISGFKIRGTWGDIVEHGERISRALRDVKVHRGDEYNEAFEEWDEWRPKSHERIEEDVSKKTADQASVAEGKGEQAGKNPDEDIKTAGEKLSESYEKLDEDDAEGAVGKWGESIDYVARAADSAGRKALRKVEDTVYQQVMTQLAPYYFDNALISANLQQSTNGNEEEFIFEVNVNDDGLKDDVSQRLAEYEDTIDRWHIDTEKETTVAEAVEGVEPPENDVDGRSKSTKN, from the coding sequence ATGGAAGAGAGCATCTCGGGATTCAAGATCCGAGGGACGTGGGGAGATATCGTGGAACACGGTGAGCGGATCTCACGCGCGCTACGTGACGTGAAAGTCCATCGTGGCGACGAGTACAACGAGGCGTTCGAGGAGTGGGACGAGTGGCGGCCCAAATCCCACGAGCGGATCGAGGAAGACGTCAGCAAGAAGACCGCCGACCAGGCGAGCGTCGCCGAGGGGAAAGGCGAGCAGGCGGGTAAAAACCCCGACGAGGATATCAAAACGGCTGGCGAGAAACTCAGCGAGTCCTACGAGAAACTCGACGAGGACGACGCTGAGGGCGCGGTCGGCAAGTGGGGTGAGTCCATCGACTACGTCGCACGGGCGGCCGACTCGGCCGGACGAAAAGCCCTTCGCAAAGTCGAAGACACCGTCTATCAACAGGTGATGACGCAACTGGCTCCGTATTACTTCGACAACGCATTAATCAGCGCGAACCTCCAGCAATCGACCAACGGCAACGAGGAGGAGTTCATCTTCGAGGTCAACGTCAACGACGACGGGCTGAAAGACGACGTCTCCCAACGGCTCGCGGAGTACGAGGACACGATCGATCGCTGGCATATCGACACGGAAAAGGAGACAACAGTCGCAGAGGCGGTCGAGGGCGTCGAGCCGCCCGAGAACGACGTTGATGGACGCTCCAAGTCGACGAAGAACTGA
- a CDS encoding DUF5786 family protein: protein MGFGSYDESEQQDQNVETDDDEAVTVHENDHDGAVSFDTDESTEDLVGRLDEMRDDDEE from the coding sequence ATGGGATTTGGTAGCTACGACGAGTCCGAACAACAGGATCAGAACGTGGAAACCGACGACGACGAGGCCGTCACCGTCCACGAGAACGACCACGATGGGGCTGTCAGTTTCGATACCGACGAGTCGACCGAGGATCTGGTCGGCCGACTCGACGAGATGCGAGACGACGACGAGGAGTAA